The proteins below come from a single Eremothecium sinecaudum strain ATCC 58844 chromosome II, complete sequence genomic window:
- the SMF1 gene encoding divalent metal ion transporter SMF1 (Syntenic homolog of Ashbya gossypii ADL159C; Syntenic homolog of Saccharomyces cerevisiae YOL122C (SMF1)) — translation MLSMKRFFGLKRPKHEHPGVVQDNDSSFTHEPSDTSSATSFWQNVKRIFYKYLSFIGPGIMVSVAYMDPGNYATDISAGAANEFSLLFIISLSCLIAVFLQSLCVKLGSVTGLDLSRACRHFLPRWLNWFIYICAEVAVIATDLAEVIGGAIALNILLKIPLPAGICITCVDILIVLLAYGRGSSSMRMVRIFEIFVAALVIAVAICLCVDLAYIPPVSAGRVLRGFLPSKQMFQNNGFYTATGILGATVMPHSLFLGSGIVQPRLLEYDVKNGNYSMDINSDDNTIASGEKKSRVMQKDAKFLAYRPSIYAIRYAIKYSIVELTVTLVSLALFINCAILIIAGASLYETEQAVDADLYTIHKLLSSTLAPAAGTVFMLALLFSGQSSGVVCTIAGQIVCEGHINWSITPWKRRLITRGIAIVPTLVIASCLGKTALGTALTASQVVLSFILPIVTAPLIYFTSRKSIMQVEADPKNHRDGHEVENNMDNENNQEYINMSNNWFITAVAIVFWIFIAVLNIFTIVELFQGRN, via the coding sequence ATGTTGAGTATGAAGAGGTTTTTTGGGCTCAAAAGGCCTAAGCATGAGCATCCTGGTGTCGTGCAAGATAATGATTCTTCGTTTACACATGAACCTAGTGATACATCGTCAGCCACATCCTTTTGGCAGAATGTGAAAAGAATTTTCTATAAATACCTGTCCTTCATTGGGCCTGGTATTATGGTTTCTGTTGCGTATATGGATCCAGGTAACTATGCTACCGATATCAGCGCAGGTGCGGCAAATGAATTTTCACTTTTATTTATTATCAGTCTGTCATGTTTGATAGCTGTATTTTTACAATCCCTTTGCGTAAAACTGGGGTCAGTAACAGGGCTAGATTTGTCGCGAGCATGCAGACATTTCTTACCAAGATGGTTAAATTGGTTTATTTATATTTGTGCTGAGGTGGCTGTTATAGCGACAGACCTAGCAGAGGTTATTGGTGGCGCCATTGCCCTTAATATATTACTGAAAATACCACTGCCGGCAGGTATCTGTATTACATGTGTGGATATTCTAATAGTTCTATTAGCTTATGGAAGAGGATCTTCTTCTATGAGAATGGTTAGAATATTTGAAATTTTCGTGGCAGCTCTAGTTATTGCTGTTGCAATCTGCCTTTGCGTAGATTTAGCTTATATCCCACCAGTATCGGCTGGTAGAGTGCTGCGAGGTTTCTTACCATCGAAGCAAATGTTCCAGAATAATGGATTTTACACCGCAACGGGTATACTGGGTGCTACCGTCATGCCTCATTCGTTATTCCTGGGGTCCGGAATAGTTCAGCCACGTCTATTGGAATATGATGTAAAGAACGGGAACTACAGTATGGATATTAATAGCGATGACAATACTATAGCTAGTGGGGAAAAGAAGAGCAGAGTTATGCAGAAAGATGCGAAATTTTTGGCCTACAGACCATCAATATATGCCATACGATACGCTATCAAGTATTCCATTGTTGAGTTAACAGTGACGCTTGTAAGTCTTGCCCTATTCATTAACTGCGCTATTTTAATCATTGCAGGAGCTTCGTTATATGAAACGGAACAAGCAGTTGATGCGGATTTATACACTATCCACAAACTATTATCAAGCACTTTAGCACCTGCCGCAGGAACTGTATTCATGTTAGCGCTCTTATTTTCAGGACAATCTTCTGGGGTTGTATGCACTATTGCTGGGCAAATTGTTTGCGAAGGACATATTAATTGGTCTATAACGCCATGGAAGAGGAGACTAATAACCAGAGGCATAGCTATCGTTCCAACTCTAGTCATAGCAAGCTGCCTGGGCAAGACAGCTTTAGGTACCGCTTTAACTGCATCTCAGGTGGTGCTTTCATTCATTCTTCCTATTGTGACAGCTCCGCTGATCTACTTTACTAGTAGGAAGTCTATAATGCAGGTGGAGGCTGATCCGAAAAATCATCGTGACGGGCATGAAGTGGAGAATAATATGGACAACGAAAATAACCAGGAATATATCAACATGTCAAATAACTGGTTCATAACTGCAGTTGCAATTGTATTCTGGATTTTTATCGCCGTCTTGAATATCTTTACCATCGTTGAACTCTTTCAAGGTAGAAATTGA
- the RPS19A gene encoding 40S ribosomal protein eS19 (Syntenic homolog of Ashbya gossypii ADL158C; Syntenic homolog of Saccharomyces cerevisiae YNL302C (RPS19B) and YOL121C (RPS19A); 1-intron in Ashbya gossypii), whose amino-acid sequence MFPPDVPAQDFIIAYASFLQRQGKLEVPGYVDVVKTSSGNEMPPQDAEGWFYMRAASVARHIYLRKQVGVGKLNKLYGGAKNRGVRPHKHIDASGSINRRVLQALEKIGVVEISPKGGRRISENGQRDLDRIAAQTLEEDEE is encoded by the exons ATGTTCCCCCC AGACGTTCCAGCTCAAGATTTCATCATCGCTTACGCTTCTTTCTTGCAAAGACAAGGTAAGTTGGAGGTTCCAGGTTACGTCGATGTCGTCAAGACCTCTTCTGGTAACGAAATGCCACCACAAGACGCTGAAGGCTGGTTCTACATGAGAGCTGCTTCCGTCGCTAGACACATCTACTTGAGAAAGCAAGTTGGTGTTGGTAAGTTGAACAAGTTGTACGGTGGTGCTAAGAACAGAGGTGTTAGACCACACAAGCACATTGACGCTTCAGGCTCCATTAACAGAAGGGTTTTGCAAGCTTTGGAAAAGATTGGTGTCGTCGAGATCTCTCCAAAGGGTGGCAGAAGAATTTCCGAGAACGGTCAAAGAGATTTGGACCGTATCGCTGCCCAAACCTTGGAGGAAGACGAAGAATAA
- the TRM11 gene encoding tRNA (guanine-N2-)-methyltransferase (Syntenic homolog of Ashbya gossypii ADL161C; Syntenic homolog of Saccharomyces cerevisiae YOL124C (TRM11)): MGKKYLLFMVQVHLNFRRAELESLADMHGVHVDFSAYNEDSPFMMVELEGDEQAKQWIHRSILCRAIYEYWGEGQDYEKLHENIKSNAMVDEYKLQHRDSTFKFEFESFGGSSSGKFDRAVQIEGFEYLGFQGRIRLKNPEQTYTVIEQYENISENIGGEIPIYLYFGRLVQKSDRMCGALDKYNLKTRPYKGTTSFEAELSLVTANIAQVKPGHLMYDAFAGTGSFLVAGGHYGALVIGSDIDGRMIRGKGSQTITANFKYYKESLHFLDVMTMDFTHNALRNNLVIDTIVCDPPYGIRESIKVLGAKDPQRFAGKENVEIDGVKAYLRRDYIPTKKPYSLDLLLDDLLRFSAARLPIGGRLAFWMPTANDDNVQTVVPMHPNLELKYNCVQQFNKWSRRLLVYINRGPDYNGPTNAGEQRSTNFRERYFSGFN, from the coding sequence ATGGGTAAAAAGTATTTGCTATTTATGGTGCAGGTGCACCTGAACTTCCGCAGAGCTGAATTGGAGTCTCTAGCCGACATGCATGGTGTTCATGTTGATTTTTCCGCATATAACGAGGATTCGCCGTTTATGATGGTTGAGCTTGAGGGTGATGAGCAAGCCAAACAATGGATTCATCGTTCTATCCTGTGTCGTGCAATATATGAGTACTGGGGAGAAGGGCAGGACTATGAGAAGTTGCATGAGAATATTAAGAGCAACGCTATGGTCGACGAGTACAAGTTGCAACACCGGGACTCTACGTTCAAGTTTGAGTTCGAGTCTTTTGGGGGATCGAGTTCTGGGAAATTCGACAGAGCAGTGCAGATCGAGGGTTTTGAATATCTAGGATTCCAAGGTAGAATACGTTTAAAAAACCCGGAACAGACTTACACTGTGATAGAACAGTACGAGAACATCAGTGAAAACATTGGTGGAGAGATACCAATCTACCTATATTTTGGTAGACTTGTTCAGAAAAGTGACAGAATGTGTGGAGCTCTAGATAAGTACAATTTGAAAACCCGGCCATACAAAGGGACTACGAGTTTTGAAGCGGAACTTTCGCTCGTGACGGCAAACATTGCGCAAGTCAAGCCTGGACACTTGATGTACGATGCTTTTGCTGGAACGGGATCTTTTCTTGTTGCAGGAGGACATTATGGTGCGCTGGTGATAGGGTCCGATATTGATGGGAGGATGATCCGCGGCAAAGGCTCGCAAACTATCACCGCAAATTTTAAGTATTACAAAGAATCACTCCACTTTTTGGACGTGATGACAATGGACTTTACCCACAATGCGCTAAGGAACAATCTAGTAATAGACACGATTGTTTGTGATCCACCTTATGGTATCCGGGAATCAATTAAAGTCCTAGGCGCTAAAGATCCTCAGCGGTTTGCGGGTAAGGAAAACGTTGAGATAGACGGTGTGAAGGCCTACCTACGCCGCGATTATATCCCTACCAAAAAGCCATATTCCTTAGATTTGCTTTTAGATGACCTGCTTCGGTTTTCGGCTGCTAGACTGCCGATTGGTGGAAGGCTAGCTTTCTGGATGCCTACCGCCAACGATGACAATGTACAAACGGTGGTTCCTATGCATCCCAACCTAGAACTCAAATATAACTGTGTTCAGCAGTTTAACAAATGGTCTAGAAGACTGCTTGTGTATATTAACCGTGGTCCTGACTATAATGGGCCTACCAACGCAGGAGAACAAAGGTCAACTAACTTTAGAGAACGCTACTTCAGCGGCTTCAACTAA
- the HRP1 gene encoding Hrp1p (Syntenic homolog of Ashbya gossypii ADL160W; Syntenic homolog of Saccharomyces cerevisiae YOL123W (HRP1)) gives MSFSDEEDFNDIYGDDNKQGGNPTNAGEDKPANDSVGSSEQQVQKEELKAEESGSANDGTASSTSIANPPSSSLDQLAALQVLSSNLNQLQQQSTSNNSNNNTTTSDNTNNDSNKGLAQDQLLTQGMPDLSQLQQLQQTMNQLQQQATPLTPQQQQEAKQIKADLSRDINKMFIGGLNWETTEDNLREYFSKYGAVTEVKIMRDGTTGRSRGFGFLSFADASSVDEVVKTQHILDGKVIDPKRAIPREEQDKTGKIFVGGIGPDVRPKEFEEFFSQWGSIIDAQLMLDKDTGRSRGFGFITYDSPDAVDRVCQNKFIEFKGKRIEIKRAEPRQVQKQRTTNASPTSQTTAFVNGQTPQPQQFQMLANPMMANPMFNPQAMADYYAKMQEYYQQSGIDYSQMYQQQVQQMQQMMSMMAGGGGANAAGMPNAMQAGGAAPSGDDGNGVPTIGEDSSSSSSGKDNNEKESSNNRHDSYGNRDRERSPDARRGHRSYNDREEGHGFRRENRDRGFRGRERRGGGYGRDRRGYHPYSR, from the coding sequence ATGAGTTTTTCTGACGAAGAAGATTTTAACGACATTTACGGTGACGATAATAAGCAGGGAGGTAATCCTACAAATGCTGGTGAGGACAAGCCTGCTAACGACTCAGTAGGTTCCTCTGAGCAGCAAGTTCAAAAAGAGGAATTGAAGGCGGAAGAATCTGGTTCCGCCAACGATGGTACCGCTAGTAGCACCTCAATTGCAAATCCTCCATCTTCCTCCTTGGATCAATTGGCCGCATTACAAGTCTTATCTTCCAATTTGAACCAGCTACAGCAACAGTCTACAAGTAATAattcaaataataatactaCTACTTCTGATAACACAAATAATGACTCAAATAAAGGCCTTGCACAAGACCAATTACTTACGCAAGGAATGCCGGACTTGTCTCAATTGCAACAACTGCAACAGACTATGAACCAATTACAGCAACAGGCTACTCCGCTCACACCACAGCAACAGCAGGAAGCTAAACAGATCAAGGCTGACCTTTCTCGTGATATTAATAAGATGTTCATCGGTGGTTTAAACTGGGAAACTACAGAGGACAATTTGCGTGAGTACTTTTCGAAGTATGGTGCTGTTACAGAAGTGAAAATTATGAGAGATGGAACTACTGGTCGGTCAAGAGGATTTGGATTCCTATCCTTTGCGGATGCTTCAAGTGTAGATGAAGTGGTCAAAACTCAGCATATATTGGATGGTAAGGTCATTGACCCCAAAAGAGCTATCCCAAGAGAAGAACAAGACAAGACTGGTAAGATCTTCGTTGGTGGTATTGGTCCCGATGTAAGGCCAAAAGAATTCGAGGAGTTTTTCTCCCAATGGGGGTCAATTATCGATGCCCAGCTAATGTTGGATAAAGATACTGGTAGATCCAGAGGTTTCGGTTTTATTACTTACGACTCTCCAGATGCTGTCGATAGAGTATGCCAGAATAAATTTATTGAATTTAAGGGTAAGCGCATCGAAATCAAGAGAGCCGAACCAAGGCAGGTACAGAAGCAAAGAACTACCAATGCTTCACCTACTTCCCAGACTACTGCATTCGTCAATGGCCAAACGCCACAACCACAACAATTCCAAATGCTTGCTAACCCAATGATGGCCAACCCAATGTTTAACCCACAGGCCATGGCTGACTACTACGCCAAGATGCAAGAATATTATCAACAATCTGGTATTGATTACAGTCAAATGTACCAGCAGCAGGTACAGCAAATGCAACAGATGATGTCAATGATGGCAGGTGGCGGTGGTGCCAACGCTGCTGGGATGCCAAATGCTATGCAAGCAGGCGGTGCTGCTCCATCTGGAGACGACGGGAACGGTGTCCCTACTATAGGCGAGGACTCTTCGTCAAGCTCATCAGGTAAGGACAACAACGAAAAGGAATCATCCAACAATCGTCATGATTCATACGGAAACAGAGATAGAGAAAGGTCACCAGATGCTCGTAGGGGCCACAGGAGTTACAATGACCGTGAAGAAGGCCATGGCTTCCGCCGTGAGAATCGCGATCGTGGATTCCGTGGACGCGAACGTCGTGGTGGAGGTTATGGTAGAGACAGACGTGGTTATCACCCATATTCTAGGTAA
- the TRM13 gene encoding tRNA:m4X modification enzyme (Syntenic homolog of Ashbya gossypii ADL163W; Syntenic homolog of Saccharomyces cerevisiae YOL125W (TRM13)), giving the protein MESSNEAQDKIQKVEDQSDRLQCEFFLEKKKRRCGMTRSSQFQYCSEHLYLVKKNENSLLPGKNRVPCPLDPLHTVLEERLRLHLKKCNKATKNIAKLAETLSMPWYAENINCLPEGQFLEAEIPNDLTQNVLVAIPVLEAIFQGEFGDELPVDIRSNEQVELQRFPQLLGNKKHAIQHSSLIQHLKSNGLWCSRERKIVYIEFGCGRAELSRYVNQSVVLSQLTLDASNPDESHPEEPVTIPEFILIDRGTNRMKFDKKFNEDISDFYASYRPAVESVNDKSTKITRKKIDIKDLRLDALASSDCAHVAISKHLCGVATDLTIRCLLKSENMVTSLEGMLIAMCCRHVCDHAQYTNPGYIQSLLIKYNAELTYPVFFASLKKIATWAVCGRRPGFSDSDIGNHYTGLSILRREQLGEQARRLIDEGRRKYLQDKGYNVELFRYCSSEVTLENIAMLVTKKQSA; this is encoded by the coding sequence ATGGAGAGTTCAAATGAGGCGCAAGATAAGATCCAGAAGGTTGAGGATCAATCAGATCGCTTACAATGTGAATTTTTCTtggaaaagaagaagcGGCGGTGCGGAATGACCCGCAGTTCGCAGTTCCAGTACTGTTCAGAACATTTGTATTTGGTTAAGAAGAATGAGAATTCATTATTACCCGGTAAAAATCGGGTACCATGTCCTTTGGACCCTTTGCATACGGTTTTAGAAGAGCGGCTTCGCTTACATCTGAAGAAATGCAATAAAGCAACAAAAAATATTGCCAAGTTAGCGGAGACGCTAAGCATGCCATGGTACGCGGAAAATATCAATTGCCTGCCAGAGGGACAGTTTTTAGAGGCAGAAATACCAAATGATTTGACGCAAAATGTGCTAGTTGCGATCCCAGTCTTGGAAGCCATATTTCAAGGAGAGTTTGGAGATGAATTGCCAGTTGATATCCGCTCTAATGAACAAGTTGAGCTACAAAGGTTTCCTCAATTGCTAGGAAATAAGAAACATGCTATCCAGCACTCGTCACTTATCCAGCATCTAAAGAGCAACGGGCTGTGGTGCTCGCGTGAGCGCAAGATCGTGTACATAGAATTTGGCTGCGGCAGAGCTGAACTCTCGCGGTATGTAAACCAGTCGGTTGTACTTTCGCAGCTTACTCTGGACGCCTCTAACCCTGATGAATCTCACCCTGAAGAACCTGTTACGATTCCCGAATTTATTCTTATAGACAGAGGCACCAATCGCATGAAATTTGATAAAAAGTTCAATGAGGACATATCCGACTTCTACGCATCGTATCGGCCCGCTGTCGAAAGTGTGAACGACAAGAGTACCAAGATAACAAGAAAAAAAATAGACATCAAGGATTTGCGCCTTGATGCATTAGCATCGAGCGATTGTGCCCACGTTGCCATTTCGAAGCACTTATGTGGCGTTGCTACAGACCTCACTATTAGATGTCTTCTAAAGAGTGAGAACATGGTTACGTCACTAGAAGGTATGTTGATTGCCATGTGTTGCAGACACGTATGCGATCATGCCCAATACACCAACCCAGGCTACATACAGTCTTTGTTGATAAAATATAACGCAGAATTGACATACCCTGTCTTCTTTGCTTCCCTGAAGAAGATAGCGACATGGGCTGTATGTGGGAGGAGGCCGGGGTTTAGCGATTCTGACATTGGAAACCATTATACAGGACTCTCTATCCTAAGACGGGAACAACTGGGCGAACAAGCTCGTAGATTGATTGACGAGGGCAGACGCAAGTATTTGCAGGACAAAGGCTACAATGTTGAGCTATTCAGATACTGTTCCTCTGAGGTCACACTGGAGAACATCGCGATGCTTGTTACGAAAAAACAATCAGCATAA